From Carassius auratus strain Wakin chromosome 10, ASM336829v1, whole genome shotgun sequence, a single genomic window includes:
- the adra1ab gene encoding alpha-1A adrenergic receptor produces MTNVLPAEDNINLTFFPETCPNCTAIAAFDIDITKTLALGLVLVLFIIFGVMGNILVILSVVCHRHLRSVTHYFIANLAVADLLLSSVVLPFSAASEALGRWVFGRPLCNAWTALDVLCCTASILSLCMISVDRCMAVSYPLRYPSLATGRRALAVVAALWALSAAISVGPLFGWREPMPEDESVCRVNEEPGYAIFSAACSFYLPLAVILAMYCRVYVVAWQKTRSMSKGRQTNGLTEHGVTLRIHCRNAQQAAGKEAAARSKNSHFAFMRLLKFSQEKKAAKTLGIVVGCFVLCWLPFFLVLPISSIFPSHRPPDTVFKITFWLGYFNSCLNPIIYPCFSQEFKKAFLNVLRGHCLSRTHRTWSPPASARDPVHGPKSAQCFPSTSTDSGKPTTASLVTNKNSYTAHSSSALNAPETSLTMKVHQVSICKMDGEAV; encoded by the exons ATGACCAACGTGCTTCCAGCAGAAGATAACATAAATTTAACCTTTTTCCCTGAGACCTGTCCCAACTGTACTGCGATAGCTGCGTTTGACATAGACATCACCAAGACGCTGGCTCTGGGCCTGGTGCTGGTGCTCTTTATAATATTCGGTGTGATGGGGAACATCCTGGTCATCCTCTCTGTGGTGTGCCATCGCCACCTCCGTTCCGTGACGCATTATTTTATCGCCAATCTGGCTGTTGCAGACCTGCTTCTGAGCTCCGTGGTCCTCCCGTTCTCTGCTGCATCTGAAGCCTTGGGCCGTTGGGTGTTCGGCCGTCCTTTGTGTAACGCCTGGACTGCTCTTGATGTGCTGTGCTGCACGGCATCCATCCTCAGCCTCTGCATGATCTCTGTGGATCGCTGCATGGCCGTCAGTTACCCGCTGCGGTACCCTTCCTTGGCTACCGGTCGAAGGGCACTGGCTGTAGTGGCAGCTCTATGGGCTCTTTCGGCTGCCATCTCCGTCGGTCCACTGTTCGGATGGAGGGAGCCCATGCCGGAGGACGAGTCGGTGTGTAGAGTGAACGAAGAGCCAGGATATGCCATCTTCTCTGCCGCATGCTCCTTCTACTTGCCGTTGGCAGTGATTTTGGCAATGTACTGCAGGGTTTATGTGGTGGCCTGGCAGAAGACTCGTTCTATGAGTAAAGGCAGGCAGACGAATGGGTTAACTGAGCACGGAGTGACCCTGCGGATCCACTGTCGCAACGCCCAGCAGGCCGCCGGGAAGGAGGCAGCGGCACGCTCGAAGAACTCACACTTCGCCTTCATGCGTCTGCTTAAGTTCTCACAGGAGAAGAAGGCGGCCAAGACTCTGGGGATTGTGGTGGGATGTTTCGTCCTCTGCTGGCTGCCTTTTTTCCTAGTGCTGCCCATAA GCTCCATCTTCCCGTCCCACAGACCCCCGGACACTGTctttaaaattactttctggCTGGGCTACTTCAACAGCTGCCTCAACCCCATCATCTACCCGTGCTTCAGTCAGGAGTTCAAGAAGGCCTTCCTGAACGTTCTCCGTGGCCACTGCCTCAGCAGAACGCACAGGACCTGGAGCCCTCCGGCCTCTGCACGAGACCCTGTGCATGGCCCCAAATCTGCACAGTGTTTCCCATCTACATCTACTGACTCCGGGAAGCCTACTACTGCATCACTTGTCACTAATAAGAACTCAT